A window of Gasterosteus aculeatus chromosome 9, fGasAcu3.hap1.1, whole genome shotgun sequence contains these coding sequences:
- the LOC120825385 gene encoding syntaxin-3, with product MKDRLAQLKEKTDAGGDDIEVPVENEAFMDDFFNQAEDIRSSIDKIDESVTEIKKLYSTILSAPTSEQKTQDDVEALTNEIKKSANNARNKLKSIEGQLESNKDERAGADIRIRKSQHAILAKKFVEVMTKYNEAQVDFRDKSKGRIARQLEITGKATTDEELEEMLEGGNSAVFSAGIMDSKINQQALNEIEARHKDIMRLESSIKELHDMFVDIAMLVENQGGMIDRIEGNMDQSVGFVERAVADTKKAAKFQQEARRKQMMIFCCCVILALILGSFVFSFFK from the exons ATGAAGGACCGACTGGCGCAACTCAAAGAG AAGACCGATGCTGGTGGCGACGACATTGAGGTTCCTGTGGAGAACGAGGCTTTCATGGATGATTTCTTTAATcag gctgaAGATATCCGCAGCAGCATTGACAAGATTGACGAGAGTgtcacagaaataaaaaagctttacTCCACCATCTTGTCTGCCCCAACATCTGAACAGa aaACACAAGATGACGTTGAAGCCCTCACCAATGAGATCAAGAAGTCAGCCAACAATGCAAGAAACAAACTTAAAA GTATTGAGGGCCAGCTCGAGTCAAACAAAGATGAGCGGGCCGGCGCAGACATTAGGATACGCAAATCACAG CATGCCATCCTGGCCAAGAAGTTTGTAGAGGTGATGACCAAATACAACGAGGCTCAGGTTGACTTCAGAGATAAGAGCAAGGGACGAATTGCCAGACAGCTGGAGATCA CGGGAAAAGCAACAACGGACGAGGAGCTGGAAGAGATGCTCGAGGGAGGCAACTCAGCTGTGTTTAGTGCCGGG ATCATGGACTCTAAGATCAACCAGCAGGCCCTGAATGAGATTGAGGCTCGTCACAAAGATATCATGAGACTGGAAAGTAGCATCAAAGAGCTGCATGACATGTTTGTTGACATCGCCATGCTGGTTGAGaatcag GGTGGTATGATTGACAGAATTGAGGGCAACATGGACCAGTCGGTGGGCTTTGTAGAGAGAGCAGTGGCCGACACCAAAAAGGCAGCCAAATTCCAGCAGGAGGCGCGCAGA AAACAAATGATGatcttctgctgctgtgttaTTTTGGCCTTGATACTGGGTTCATttgtcttcagcttcttcaaGTAG